The genomic interval GCATGGGTCGGCAGGGAGTTGTTGGCAGGTCATGGGCGGTCATCCTGATTCTGAGTTTGGGTCGTCTCAGGTCCGGAAGACAGACCTAGAGAGAATCGCTGCCCATCTGGCATCGACCCTGGGGATTGGATCTCAGGAAGCCCGGTTGGCTATGCGCTTTTTCGGTGAAGTGCTGACAGACGCCCTGGTTCGGCTTGAGCGAGAACAGGCCCGAGGAAACGAGGCCGAGGCCCGGGCTCTGATCGATTTGATCCGCGGGGTGAAAGACTGTCTCGGAGTGACCGAACCGCAAGGGCAAACTGACGTGCGTCGTCTTTTGGATGCATGCATGGTTGCGTCCGAGCACCCCGGAACTACTTGACAAGACGGCCCAGCCTGGTTTGAAAGAGAACTTCGACATGTTCGAGATCGGCCGCCCCCGCAGAGGGCGCAACCATTCATACATACATCCAGGAGGATCGGGATGCACGCGGAAAGCACCAACGTGGTCTTTGAACTCATCGGCAACATGCTGCACAGCTCGGTGGAAGGCACCATCGGGGTCATCGGCATCTTCACCTATCTGGCCGTCATTGTCGCTGCCAGCCTTTATCGGATCCACGAGGGGATGAAGTCTGGGCATCATTAATATAAGAGAAACGTCCGGGTAAAAAGCCTGGACGCGAGAACAAAAAAAAATCGGGCCAGGGATCGTTTGTCCCTGGCCCGATTTTTTTCGTTGATCAGGGGGCGGGCTAATCAGCGACGGGCTTGGTCACGGCCCCGGACCGAATGCAACGCGTGCAGACGCTCAACCTTTTGACCTGGCCGTTGGCCATTTGAGCACGAACGGTCTGCAGGTTGGGCATGAACCGCCTTTTGGTCTTGTTGTTGGCGTGG from Deltaproteobacteria bacterium carries:
- the rpmB gene encoding 50S ribosomal protein L28 → MSKECAICGKRPQTGNNVSHANNKTKRRFMPNLQTVRAQMANGQVKRLSVCTRCIRSGAVTKPVAD